In Haematobia irritans isolate KBUSLIRL chromosome 1, ASM5000362v1, whole genome shotgun sequence, a genomic segment contains:
- the LOC142231364 gene encoding uncharacterized protein LOC142231364: MYTNFKLLVIIFVGRCLPAVTRKPLWTYDLLSIEVENDMPDVVDFNITIKQVSRGVYRAVGKIEILQDLTDDMHGELQLYYSSNGMPNTYVRTAIAIPEKTLSGFFNDFYRPMAMEQLRNCTNDALYSSTRFSPPLTKRSVELDKCWVSNEDMPSYMRSGYYQAVFIFTNLGKAKITVDMLIKPMD; encoded by the exons atgtatacaaatttcaaattgttggTGATTATATTCGTAGGACGCTGCTTACCAGCTGTGACGCGAAAG CCTTTATGGACATATGATTTACTAtctattgaagttgaaaatgatATGCCCGATGTAGTGGATTTCAATATCACAATTAAGCAGGTTTCCCGAGGAGTTTATAGAGCcgttggaaaaattgaaatattacaGGATTTGACTGATGACATGCACGGTGAGCTTCAGCTATATTACAGTTCGAATGGTATGCCCAATACATATGTACGTACGGCAATTGCTATTCCGGAAAAAACGCTCTCCGGTTTCTTCAATGATTTCTATAGACCTATGGCTATGGAGCAATTGCGCAATTGTACCAACGATGCTCTATATTCGAGCACACGTTTCTCGCCACCTTTAACGAAACGTTCTGTTGAACTCGATAAATGCTGGGTTAGCAATGAGGATATGCCATCCTATATGAGATCGGGCTACTATCAAGCAGTGTTTATCTTCACAAACCTTGGAAAAGCCAAAATTACTGTGGACATGCTTATTAAACCTATGGATTAA
- the LOC142231367 gene encoding uncharacterized protein LOC142231367, whose protein sequence is MGSPASPIIADILMERLLDSCMQKLEKRPKFITKYVDDLFAIIRETEIEKTLATLNSFHNNIRFTMELEQNQKLPYLDLLITKDEGKLKMDWYQKNTASGRIMNYFSNHPKRIIINTAKNLIHRVLSISDHQFQQKNKKKLQDILENNNFPSNLIKSLIAEYKPSSKKRDDENDKKTFRSLTYVPTISERISKSDIFDKNQYSLAHKSNNTAKKLFSNTKDRIPLSETPNTIIFDIALQGLYAFV, encoded by the exons ATGGGATCACCAGCTTCACCAATTATCGCGGATATATTAATGGAGAGACTACTGGACAGCTGTATGCAAAAACTGGAAAAAAGACCAAAGTTCATAACGAAGTATGTAGATGACCTCTTTGCAATTATCAGGGAAACGGAAATAGAAAAAACGCTGGCAACACTCAACAGTTTCCACAATAATATCCGCTTCACTATGGAACttgaacaaaaccaaaaattaccATATTTAGATTTACTAATAACCAAGGACGAAGGAAAACTTAAAATGGACTGGTACCAAAAAAACACAGCTTCTGGACGAATTATGAACTACTTCTCAAACCATCCGAAAcgtataataataaatacagCTAAAAATTTGATCCATAGAGTATTATCCATTAGTGACcatcaatttcaacaaaaaaacaagaaaaaacttCAAGATATCttggaaaataataattttccctCAAATCTTATAAAAAGTTTAATAGCCGAGTATAAACCATCATCAAAAAAGAGGGACGATGAAAACGACAAAAAAACATTTAGATCCTTGACATATGTACCAACTATATCAGAAAGGATATCAAAATccgatatttttgataaaaatcaatACAGCTTGGCACATAAATCCAACAATACGGCGAAAAAATTGTTTAGTAATACAAAAGACCGTATCCCCTTATCCGAAACACCAAAT ACAATAATATTCGATATTGCATTACAGGGATTGTATGcatttgtataa